The following proteins come from a genomic window of Eisenibacter elegans DSM 3317:
- a CDS encoding Rid family detoxifying hydrolase encodes MAHTIVNSAQAPTPVGPYNHAVLAQGVLYVSGQIALDTAGNFHNQDIRTETTQVMRNLAAILEAAGMNWSNVVKCSIFLRDLNDYVAVNEVYGSFFTEQAPAREAMQVVRLPKDANVEISCIAVQS; translated from the coding sequence ATGGCACATACCATTGTCAATAGCGCCCAAGCGCCCACGCCTGTAGGCCCTTATAACCACGCCGTTCTAGCACAGGGCGTATTGTATGTTTCGGGGCAAATAGCGCTCGATACTGCCGGCAACTTCCATAACCAAGACATCCGCACCGAAACCACCCAAGTGATGCGCAACCTAGCCGCTATCTTAGAAGCCGCCGGAATGAACTGGAGCAATGTGGTGAAGTGCAGTATTTTTTTGCGCGACCTCAATGATTATGTCGCTGTCAATGAAGTGTATGGCAGCTTTTTTACTGAGCAAGCCCCCGCACGCGAAGCCATGCAGGTAGTACGCCTCCCTAAGGACGCGAATGTGGAGATTTCTTGTATCGCTGTACAAAGCTAG